From Candidatus Omnitrophota bacterium:
ATTGGATAGAAGACGTCAATTTTTTTATCAATAGCTTATGCGCAAGGAAGATTTTTATAAAGAGGTAAAAACAGTTGGTTTTGCCACTTTTATCCCGTTTATGCTGGCGGCGGGGCCGCTTTCGGGTTATTTTGTCGGGGATTTTTTACAAAAGAAATTTAATTTGTCTACACATGTAGTGTTGGTAAGTGTTGTTTTTGGTTTGGTAGTAGGTATAATGGAAGCGATCAGGATCATAAGGCTTGTAGCCAGGACAACTAAGAGATGAGTCACAATATTAACATGCCGGAGTTACCGGATATCTTTGCCGTATTAGCGCAGAGGTTTCCCGCAAATTCATTTTTTAAATATATTTATCTTTGGGAACATGTCAGTTACTCCCTGATTGTTGTTCTACTGTTAGGTGTTTTAGCTTATTTTGCCAGTAGAAAAAATAATTTAGTCCCTAGTAGCCGCCTGCAGAATTGCGCTGAGGTATTTGTAGGAGGCCTTAATGATTTTGTCTGCGGGATACTT
This genomic window contains:
- a CDS encoding AtpZ/AtpI family protein, giving the protein MRKEDFYKEVKTVGFATFIPFMLAAGPLSGYFVGDFLQKKFNLSTHVVLVSVVFGLVVGIMEAIRIIRLVARTTKR